From a single Deinococcus seoulensis genomic region:
- a CDS encoding pyroglutamyl-peptidase I, whose translation MNTLLLTGFEPFHTHPVNPSAEAAQALDGTQAGNLRVVSALLPVEPHAACAHLTELLDTRRPAAVLLTGLASGRPQVTLERVAVNVMDFRIPDNAGQQHRDAPVQAGGPDAYLSTLPLRAVLAAWHAAGIPGQLSDTAGTFVCNAVMYHALHTLRALGRPDVPCGFLHLPASAGVALAEAKAVPYLPQAELTRAVEVAARTVAASVSGEA comes from the coding sequence GTGAATACGCTGCTCCTGACCGGCTTCGAGCCGTTCCACACGCATCCCGTCAACCCGAGTGCCGAGGCGGCCCAGGCGCTGGACGGCACGCAGGCGGGCAACCTGCGGGTCGTGTCGGCGCTGCTGCCGGTCGAACCGCACGCCGCCTGCGCGCACCTGACCGAACTGCTGGATACCCGGCGCCCGGCGGCCGTCCTGCTGACCGGACTGGCGAGCGGGCGCCCGCAGGTGACGCTGGAACGCGTGGCCGTGAACGTGATGGATTTCCGCATTCCCGACAATGCCGGGCAGCAGCACCGGGACGCCCCGGTCCAGGCAGGCGGCCCGGACGCGTACCTGAGCACCCTGCCGCTGCGGGCCGTGCTGGCCGCGTGGCACGCGGCGGGTATTCCCGGTCAGCTGAGCGACACGGCCGGAACGTTCGTGTGCAACGCAGTCATGTACCACGCGCTGCACACCCTGCGCGCCCTGGGCCGCCCGGACGTGCCGTGCGGGTTCCTGCACCTGCCCGCCAGCGCCGGAGTCGCCCTGGCCGAGGCGAAAGCGGTGCCGTACCTCCCGCAGGCGGAACTGACCCGCGCGGTCGAGGTGGCCGCCCGGACCGTGGCGGCGTCGGTCAGCGGCGAGGCATAG
- the deoC gene encoding deoxyribose-phosphate aldolase, with amino-acid sequence MNLCAEASENSFFAVCLNPVFIPLAKAELAGSDVKVATVCGFPLGAVSSEQKAVEARLSVEAGTDEVERVVHIGAALERDWEAVEADVRAVRRAIPDAALKVITLTCFLLGGQKREATAASVRAGAEFMKTSTGFGTGGATLDDVRRLRGTEVCFMNGLSARWVVVGSLRVRGMLSAVFRYGALPDSGGAGLCTSMGG; translated from the coding sequence GTGAACTTGTGCGCCGAGGCGAGTGAAAACTCGTTCTTCGCGGTGTGTCTGAATCCGGTGTTCATTCCGCTGGCGAAGGCGGAGTTGGCGGGGTCGGACGTGAAGGTGGCGACCGTGTGTGGGTTCCCGCTGGGTGCGGTCAGCAGCGAGCAGAAGGCCGTGGAGGCGCGTCTGAGTGTGGAGGCGGGTACGGACGAGGTGGAGAGGGTGGTTCACATCGGCGCGGCGCTTGAGCGGGACTGGGAGGCGGTGGAGGCAGATGTGCGTGCGGTGCGCCGTGCGATTCCGGACGCCGCGCTGAAGGTGATTACCCTGACGTGCTTCCTGTTGGGTGGGCAGAAGCGGGAGGCGACGGCGGCATCGGTGCGGGCCGGGGCGGAGTTCATGAAGACAAGTACGGGCTTCGGCACGGGCGGCGCGACGCTGGACGACGTGCGCCGTCTCCGTGGCACTGAAGTCTGTTTCATGAATGGCCTGTCTGCGCGCTGGGTTGTTGTTGGGAGTCTCCGGGTCAGGGGAATGCTGTCTGCTGTCTTCCGGTATGGTGCCCTGCCCGACAGCGGTGGCGCTGGCCTCTGCACTAGCATGGGGGGGTGA